A genomic window from Candidatus Pelagisphaera phototrophica includes:
- a CDS encoding sugar phosphate isomerase/epimerase family protein, whose amino-acid sequence MNSRRHFVKSTLGLSALAATSQSKLLGAHHAKGEKWFDISLAQWSLHRAFKGGDLDAMDFAKISKHYFGVNAIEYVNQFYMDNFTPKVVRELKKRSADEGVRNVLIMCDRLGNLGDPSKAARVKTVDNHEIWADAAKELGCHSIRVNAGSSGSYNEQMKLAADGLSRLGDYGESIGINVIVENHGGLSSNGAWLASVMKKANHPRVGTLPDFGNFIIDRKTGESYDRYKGTAELMPYAKGVSAKTHDFNDAGNEVNTDFERMLKIVKDAGYRGYIGIEYEGRETGEVEGIKLTKKLLQRLGGRSNEA is encoded by the coding sequence ATGAACTCTCGCCGCCACTTTGTTAAATCTACTCTTGGACTTTCCGCTCTTGCCGCTACCTCGCAGTCTAAACTGCTCGGTGCCCATCACGCAAAGGGCGAAAAGTGGTTTGATATCTCGCTTGCTCAATGGTCGCTTCACCGAGCGTTCAAGGGCGGTGATTTGGATGCGATGGATTTCGCGAAGATTTCAAAGCACTATTTTGGCGTAAATGCGATCGAGTATGTGAACCAGTTCTACATGGACAACTTTACTCCCAAAGTGGTCCGTGAGCTGAAGAAGCGTTCAGCAGACGAAGGTGTCCGAAACGTGTTGATCATGTGCGATCGGCTTGGGAACCTTGGGGACCCCAGTAAGGCCGCTCGAGTCAAGACGGTTGACAACCACGAAATCTGGGCCGACGCCGCTAAAGAGTTAGGTTGCCACTCGATTCGGGTAAATGCGGGGTCTTCCGGTAGCTATAACGAACAGATGAAGTTAGCGGCGGATGGTCTGAGCAGGCTAGGAGATTATGGCGAATCGATTGGAATCAACGTAATTGTAGAAAACCATGGCGGACTCTCTAGCAATGGGGCATGGCTAGCGAGTGTAATGAAAAAAGCCAATCACCCGCGCGTGGGTACCCTGCCGGACTTTGGCAATTTCATAATCGATCGAAAGACAGGCGAGAGCTATGATCGATATAAGGGTACCGCAGAACTCATGCCCTATGCAAAAGGAGTCAGTGCCAAGACTCACGATTTCAACGATGCCGGTAACGAGGTAAATACCGACTTCGAGCGGATGCTGAAAATCGTGAAGGACGCGGGATATCGGGGTTATATTGGTATTGAGTACGAGGGTCGTGAGACCGGTGAAGTTGAGGGTATCAAGCTGACTAAGAAACTGCTTCAACGACTGGGCGGTCGCTCCAACGAAGCCTAG
- a CDS encoding valine--tRNA ligase codes for MSAELNQNYDPKEVESKWYKAWEKKGSFEGNVQNGKDSFAIMIPPPNVTGILHMGHVLDNTLQDIFIRRARVEGKSSLWFPGTDHASIATQHKVEKALRDEGTSRYELGREKFLERAWEWSDEHGGIIFNQLRKLGASCDWRRSRFTMDTAYQRSVQASFVEFYNRGYIYRGKRLVNWCPASQTALSNEEVEMRPQRGKLYKMRYEIVEEPGRFVEISTTRPETIMGDTGVAVHPNDERYADLVGKHCWRPFPRAEIPVVADRSVEKEFGTGVLKVTPAHDQVDFDIGKRHDLPLIDVMNPDGTLNELAGEEFDGMERFKARKFAVQKLEELGLLIDAEDYDNSVGFSERGGVPIEPRLSEQWYLKYPKVEEAKRAVEKGIIRFHPKRWEKVYLHWLNNIQDWCISRQLWWGQRIPVWYAKGADRSDSANWHVSVDGPSDPENWEQDEDVLDTWASSNLWPFATFGWPIEDQKVKAELDYFYPTSMLVTGFDIIFFWVARMIMSGLELMGESKEGLTDEEIAQRIPFKDIFIHGLIRDAKGRKMSKSLGNSPDPLDLIAKFGADGLRFGIINIAPSGSDILFAEERIEIGRNFCTKLWNACRFRQMAGGAAEGQSLEAIIDRLAGSQLEGYGNWILFRLLQTMEEIEGQFARFEMHQLTHSLHNFLWGDFCDWYVEAAKAMLQSKDDPRHDAALAVSDLVIRQSLLLLHPIMPHITEELWQAMGYSVDGEFLQDAGLLPAAQLRELLNAKSVSIDAEGARQIELIKELITQARATKAEYNVASKRDVTLFVTPTDDSCATLIEANLDTIKRLAGAASIELVEAVENLPGSVSALGTVYLDLSSAVDVEAEKERLSKELEKLTKAIQAGEGKLNNPSFVDKAPPQVVEGVRKQLLETKARRDEIARLLKSL; via the coding sequence ATGTCTGCGGAACTAAATCAAAACTACGATCCTAAAGAAGTGGAATCCAAGTGGTACAAGGCTTGGGAGAAAAAGGGCAGTTTCGAGGGAAACGTCCAAAATGGTAAGGATTCCTTTGCCATTATGATTCCGCCTCCGAATGTGACAGGCATTCTCCACATGGGTCACGTATTGGATAATACGCTTCAGGACATATTCATTCGACGGGCCCGAGTGGAAGGGAAGTCGTCACTTTGGTTTCCAGGGACCGATCACGCATCCATAGCCACTCAGCATAAAGTCGAGAAAGCGCTTCGAGATGAAGGAACTTCCCGATACGAGCTTGGCCGGGAGAAATTTTTGGAAAGAGCCTGGGAATGGTCGGATGAGCATGGGGGCATTATTTTTAATCAGCTCAGAAAGTTGGGAGCTTCTTGTGATTGGCGCCGCTCTCGCTTTACCATGGATACCGCGTATCAACGTTCAGTACAGGCTTCCTTTGTTGAGTTTTATAATCGCGGATATATCTATCGAGGAAAGCGCTTGGTAAACTGGTGTCCAGCATCTCAAACGGCTCTGAGTAATGAGGAAGTTGAGATGAGACCTCAAAGGGGGAAGCTATACAAAATGCGATACGAGATTGTGGAGGAGCCCGGCCGATTCGTAGAAATTTCAACTACACGTCCTGAAACGATTATGGGCGATACTGGGGTGGCGGTGCATCCCAATGACGAACGATACGCAGATCTTGTCGGCAAGCATTGCTGGCGACCGTTTCCCAGAGCGGAGATCCCCGTTGTTGCGGATCGCTCTGTGGAAAAGGAGTTTGGCACCGGTGTTCTCAAAGTAACTCCAGCTCATGACCAAGTCGACTTTGATATTGGAAAGCGGCACGATCTACCTTTGATCGATGTTATGAATCCGGACGGAACTCTCAATGAACTGGCAGGTGAAGAGTTCGACGGAATGGAGCGTTTCAAAGCCCGTAAATTTGCGGTACAGAAACTCGAAGAACTCGGGCTTCTTATCGATGCCGAGGACTATGACAATAGTGTGGGTTTCTCTGAAAGAGGGGGAGTTCCCATTGAACCGAGACTCTCGGAGCAGTGGTACCTGAAGTATCCAAAAGTTGAGGAAGCTAAGCGAGCGGTTGAAAAGGGAATTATTAGGTTCCATCCCAAGCGCTGGGAAAAAGTCTATTTACATTGGCTCAATAATATACAGGATTGGTGCATCAGCCGGCAACTCTGGTGGGGTCAACGTATTCCAGTCTGGTATGCAAAAGGCGCTGACCGAAGCGATTCGGCCAATTGGCATGTTTCTGTCGACGGTCCCAGCGATCCTGAAAATTGGGAGCAGGATGAGGACGTTTTGGATACATGGGCTTCATCAAACCTTTGGCCGTTTGCGACCTTTGGGTGGCCAATCGAAGATCAGAAAGTAAAAGCTGAGCTCGATTACTTTTATCCTACTAGCATGTTGGTGACGGGGTTCGATATCATCTTTTTTTGGGTAGCCCGAATGATTATGTCAGGGCTCGAGCTGATGGGAGAATCCAAAGAGGGTTTGACTGACGAGGAGATCGCCCAGCGCATCCCCTTCAAAGACATTTTCATTCATGGGCTTATTCGAGATGCCAAAGGCCGTAAGATGTCTAAGTCACTTGGGAACTCGCCGGATCCACTGGATTTGATTGCCAAATTTGGAGCGGACGGTTTGCGTTTTGGAATAATAAATATAGCCCCAAGCGGTTCGGATATTCTATTCGCCGAGGAGCGAATCGAGATTGGGCGCAACTTCTGCACGAAGCTTTGGAATGCCTGTCGCTTTAGACAAATGGCGGGTGGCGCTGCCGAGGGACAAAGCTTGGAAGCGATCATAGATCGACTGGCAGGATCGCAGCTGGAGGGATACGGAAACTGGATTCTATTTCGGTTGTTGCAGACGATGGAGGAGATTGAGGGACAATTCGCTCGTTTTGAGATGCATCAGTTGACACACTCCTTGCACAACTTTCTTTGGGGTGATTTCTGTGACTGGTACGTGGAGGCAGCGAAGGCGATGTTGCAGTCAAAAGACGATCCAAGACATGATGCGGCTTTAGCTGTATCGGATCTTGTGATACGGCAATCGCTGCTTTTGTTGCATCCGATAATGCCCCACATTACGGAAGAACTTTGGCAGGCTATGGGCTATTCGGTAGACGGGGAATTCTTGCAAGACGCAGGGCTTTTGCCAGCTGCCCAACTGCGAGAATTGCTGAATGCGAAGAGTGTTTCAATTGACGCAGAAGGTGCGAGGCAGATCGAACTGATCAAGGAGCTTATCACTCAGGCGAGAGCGACAAAGGCAGAGTACAATGTAGCCTCTAAGCGCGACGTAACCCTTTTCGTAACACCGACCGACGATTCATGCGCGACGTTGATCGAGGCCAACCTGGATACGATCAAGCGACTTGCGGGTGCCGCAAGCATCGAACTCGTAGAAGCGGTTGAGAATTTGCCCGGTTCTGTGTCCGCCCTGGGCACTGTTTACCTTGATCTGTCAAGTGCGGTAGACGTTGAGGCAGAAAAAGAACGTCTCAGCAAGGAACTCGAGAAGCTGACCAAGGCCATCCAAGCGGGTGAAGGAAAACTGAATAACCCAAGCTTTGTTGATAAAGCCCCTCCCCAGGTAGTTGAAGGTGTAAGAAAACAGCTTTTAGAAACGAAAGCGAGGAGAGACGAGATCGCCCGACTACTCAAGAGCTTGTAG
- a CDS encoding phosphoadenylyl-sulfate reductase, which translates to MDEKSVQLPDLEAATPQERVQWAADIFGDELIMTTSFGTHSAVMLHLVTSVIPDIPVVFIDTGYLFPETYRFAVELMEKLNLNLKKYRAHISAAEQEALHGRLWEKGHEGLKQYNLMNKVEPMDRAVQELGAKAWLAGLRRSQGETRASRKVVESQNKMTKIYPILDLSAREMHEYIETNGLSFHPLWDLGYVSLGDWHSTSKLEAGMSESDTRFGGASRECGLHEPSSDVDFQI; encoded by the coding sequence ATGGACGAAAAATCTGTACAATTGCCAGATTTGGAGGCGGCAACGCCACAGGAGCGGGTACAGTGGGCAGCGGATATATTTGGCGATGAGCTGATCATGACGACCAGTTTTGGTACGCATTCAGCAGTGATGCTGCATTTGGTAACTTCCGTGATCCCGGATATCCCGGTCGTTTTCATTGATACTGGATATCTGTTCCCTGAAACCTACCGGTTCGCAGTTGAATTGATGGAAAAGCTGAACCTCAATCTCAAGAAGTACCGGGCTCATATTTCAGCAGCGGAACAAGAAGCCCTCCACGGACGTTTGTGGGAAAAAGGTCATGAAGGGCTTAAGCAGTACAATTTGATGAATAAGGTGGAGCCGATGGACAGGGCCGTCCAGGAATTGGGGGCGAAGGCTTGGCTCGCGGGTTTACGTCGATCCCAAGGTGAGACGCGGGCGAGCCGAAAAGTGGTAGAGAGCCAGAACAAGATGACGAAGATCTATCCTATTCTCGATTTGAGCGCCCGCGAGATGCATGAGTATATCGAGACTAACGGACTTTCCTTTCATCCGCTTTGGGATTTAGGGTACGTTTCGTTAGGCGACTGGCACAGCACTTCAAAACTCGAAGCAGGCATGAGTGAGTCGGATACGCGTTTTGGTGGAGCGAGTCGCGAATGTGGATTGCACGAGCCCTCGAGTGACGTGGATTTCCAGATCTAA
- the rpmB gene encoding 50S ribosomal protein L28: protein MARICAITGKRPTTGSIIHRKGQSKKSGGIGTHVTKATRRKFRPNLQRIKVRLPSGQVKRLWVSVKAIKAGLVEKA from the coding sequence ATGGCTAGAATTTGCGCAATCACAGGTAAACGACCCACAACCGGCAGCATAATCCACCGCAAGGGTCAAAGCAAGAAAAGCGGCGGTATAGGTACGCACGTAACCAAGGCAACTAGACGCAAGTTCCGTCCTAATCTGCAACGTATCAAAGTTCGCCTCCCTTCCGGTCAAGTAAAACGCCTGTGGGTCAGCGTTAAAGCGATCAAAGCAGGTCTAGTTGAGAAAGCCTGA
- a CDS encoding SAM-dependent methyltransferase yields the protein MDFTEIASQGIRQALELASGSNHLLGFNQFVEIALYHTEFGYYRSQRERVGRSSETDFFTANSLKESLRPVLLEASIGLLKKSGLDPAKTDWVEIGAEPGSALLTGVANPFASAQAIRLGEPITLEGDLVVFSNELFDAQPFNSVIYRERTWLERMIEVSDSGLRIVERPPISPKVTSLLDSLPSPAPEGYIVDLPTGSRVLIDQIIQQPWKGIFIALDYGKTWQAITHDSPQGTARAYQHHRQSPNLLENIGQQDLTCHICWDWMEEALCQNRFQSIDLESQESFVLKKAPDFVRSVFESDSGISDPLKGTLRQLIHPSLMGQKFQSLSAIRTEPVSRSQSA from the coding sequence ATGGATTTCACAGAAATAGCATCCCAAGGCATACGGCAAGCCCTAGAATTAGCCTCTGGCTCAAATCACCTTCTGGGTTTCAACCAATTTGTGGAAATCGCCCTCTATCACACCGAATTTGGGTATTACCGATCCCAGCGTGAGCGCGTCGGACGCAGCTCTGAAACTGACTTCTTCACCGCAAACAGCCTGAAAGAGTCTCTCAGGCCAGTTCTTCTAGAAGCATCCATCGGTCTCCTCAAAAAGTCCGGACTGGATCCAGCGAAAACAGATTGGGTTGAAATCGGAGCCGAACCCGGTTCCGCTCTTCTCACGGGGGTTGCCAATCCGTTCGCCTCCGCTCAAGCGATTCGTTTAGGCGAACCGATTACGCTGGAGGGAGATCTCGTCGTATTTTCCAACGAACTCTTTGACGCGCAGCCTTTTAACAGCGTCATCTATCGGGAGAGAACCTGGCTGGAGCGGATGATTGAAGTGAGCGATTCTGGCTTACGCATCGTTGAGAGGCCGCCAATTTCACCTAAAGTCACTTCCCTGTTGGACTCCTTGCCTTCTCCCGCGCCAGAAGGCTACATCGTGGATTTACCAACTGGTTCAAGGGTATTGATAGACCAGATCATCCAACAGCCATGGAAAGGAATTTTCATTGCACTCGACTATGGAAAAACCTGGCAGGCGATCACCCACGACAGTCCTCAGGGAACCGCTCGCGCCTACCAGCATCACCGGCAAAGCCCCAATCTGCTAGAGAACATCGGTCAGCAGGACCTAACGTGTCATATCTGCTGGGATTGGATGGAAGAAGCCCTTTGCCAAAATCGGTTTCAGTCCATTGATCTGGAAAGCCAGGAGTCCTTCGTTCTCAAAAAGGCGCCCGATTTCGTGCGAAGCGTATTCGAATCCGATTCAGGTATCAGCGATCCTCTGAAAGGAACGCTACGCCAATTGATACATCCTTCTTTGATGGGCCAGAAATTTCAGTCCCTAAGTGCCATTCGAACGGAACCTGTAAGCAGATCCCAATCAGCCTAA
- a CDS encoding S41 family peptidase, whose amino-acid sequence MNFFKRFLFALVAGLSLTVGYQFVSDVSLQGGFSNYWESRKRASELEEALRLVNAFYVESESATLDALTESALAGMISDLDPYSEYLDFEKRKQLEEETSQEFGGIGVEVEMRDRVLTVLAPLVDSPGERAGLLRGDRIVEVDGESIKGLSINQSVSKLKGRPGTSVVIIVERGAENEGIELEVKRELIEVDNVRGAEILDGDLGYLRISQFGKRTGAELKSSIDLLIDQGMRGLVLDLRNNPGGLLDVAVNVVELFVPDGELVVYTKGRHEAMSEEWYAENSGQSYNFPLALLVNPGSASASEIVAGALKDSGRAKLVGEKTFGKGSVQSVLPLSSKTGLKLTTAKYYTPGGYVIHENGIEPDVIVELSPKEEESLYIQRSRLKTMPLEEFVERYAFEPIEDKQLEMAKQLLWEELGETRS is encoded by the coding sequence ATGAATTTCTTTAAGCGGTTTCTTTTTGCTCTTGTCGCCGGCCTTTCGCTGACGGTTGGGTACCAGTTTGTCTCAGATGTCTCTTTGCAAGGAGGATTCAGCAATTACTGGGAGTCTCGAAAAAGAGCGTCGGAGTTGGAAGAGGCGTTGAGACTGGTAAACGCGTTCTATGTCGAGAGTGAGTCGGCCACTCTAGACGCCCTGACAGAGTCTGCCCTTGCCGGAATGATCTCCGACTTGGATCCGTACTCGGAATATCTGGATTTCGAGAAGCGAAAGCAATTGGAGGAAGAGACTAGCCAGGAATTTGGTGGAATAGGCGTGGAGGTTGAGATGCGTGACAGAGTATTGACGGTATTGGCTCCTCTAGTGGATTCTCCGGGTGAGCGCGCCGGGCTTTTGCGAGGGGACCGAATTGTCGAGGTTGATGGAGAGAGCATCAAAGGTCTGAGTATCAATCAGTCTGTTTCCAAACTGAAAGGAAGGCCGGGAACCAGTGTTGTAATAATCGTGGAGCGAGGTGCTGAAAATGAGGGTATCGAGCTTGAGGTGAAACGCGAACTTATAGAAGTCGATAACGTGCGAGGAGCGGAAATTCTGGACGGAGATCTTGGGTACCTGAGGATTTCCCAGTTTGGCAAGCGGACCGGTGCCGAACTTAAGTCTTCGATCGACCTGTTAATCGATCAAGGCATGCGTGGCCTCGTGCTCGACTTGAGAAACAATCCGGGTGGACTGCTTGATGTTGCGGTGAATGTGGTAGAGCTGTTCGTGCCCGACGGAGAGCTCGTTGTTTACACTAAGGGAAGACACGAAGCGATGAGTGAGGAGTGGTATGCGGAGAATTCGGGTCAGTCGTACAACTTCCCTTTGGCCCTACTTGTTAATCCAGGTTCGGCCAGTGCTTCAGAAATTGTGGCTGGTGCGCTCAAAGACTCGGGACGAGCTAAGCTGGTTGGAGAAAAGACATTTGGAAAAGGCTCCGTCCAGAGTGTCCTTCCTTTAAGCTCGAAAACCGGGCTCAAGCTGACGACCGCGAAATACTACACACCCGGTGGGTATGTGATCCATGAAAATGGGATTGAGCCTGATGTCATCGTCGAACTTTCCCCCAAAGAGGAAGAGAGCCTTTATATTCAACGAAGCCGATTGAAGACAATGCCCCTTGAGGAATTTGTTGAGAGGTATGCGTTCGAGCCGATCGAAGATAAGCAGCTTGAAATGGCAAAGCAGCTATTGTGGGAAGAGCTTGGCGAGACGAGATCATGA
- the tsaD gene encoding tRNA (adenosine(37)-N6)-threonylcarbamoyltransferase complex transferase subunit TsaD — translation MILGIESSCDESALALLDVSNGILGEWISSQVSLHAEYGGVVPDLASREHLRNFGPLIGELERENDLAQITEIVVTSGPGLAGCLAMGLSVANALSAALRVPVFPANHLRAHAQSVFISLYEENVDAFEEKVSHLLPHLSLVVSGGNTILAQINEDRSIEILGQTIDDAAGEALDKGAKLLGLGYPGGPKLELIAKTGKPDRYDFPRALLRKDNLDFSFSGLKTSLRYLIEKFSDKDLEAKLPDLCASYQEAVVDVLIQKTKWGLNKGGIRSLGLSGGVSNNGLLRECFMHLGDRMDLPTFLARREHTGDNAGMIAFSRVFEPMDIPNSKVDIVPNAAIDGAF, via the coding sequence ATGATCCTGGGAATCGAAAGTTCCTGCGACGAGTCAGCCCTTGCCCTTTTGGACGTGTCGAACGGGATCCTAGGTGAATGGATTAGTAGTCAGGTGTCGTTGCACGCCGAATACGGCGGGGTCGTGCCGGATCTTGCTAGTCGCGAACACCTCAGGAATTTTGGCCCACTAATCGGGGAATTGGAGCGTGAAAACGATCTGGCTCAAATCACTGAGATTGTTGTGACTTCAGGCCCCGGGTTGGCTGGTTGCCTTGCGATGGGACTATCGGTGGCGAATGCTTTGTCTGCCGCGTTGAGGGTTCCGGTTTTTCCTGCGAACCATTTGCGTGCCCATGCTCAGTCAGTGTTTATTTCATTGTATGAAGAAAATGTGGACGCATTTGAAGAGAAAGTGTCTCATCTGTTACCCCATTTGAGTTTGGTGGTGTCTGGAGGGAACACGATCCTAGCTCAGATAAATGAAGATCGGTCAATTGAGATATTGGGCCAAACGATTGATGACGCAGCGGGTGAAGCTTTGGACAAGGGGGCCAAGCTGCTTGGGCTTGGCTACCCGGGAGGTCCAAAACTCGAGTTGATTGCGAAAACTGGAAAGCCGGACCGGTACGATTTTCCCCGAGCGCTACTACGGAAGGACAACCTTGATTTCAGCTTTTCAGGTCTGAAGACGAGCCTTAGATATCTCATTGAAAAATTTTCAGATAAGGACTTGGAAGCGAAGCTGCCCGATCTTTGTGCTTCTTATCAGGAGGCAGTCGTAGACGTGTTGATCCAAAAAACGAAGTGGGGCTTGAACAAGGGGGGTATTAGGAGCTTGGGCCTCTCCGGGGGAGTATCCAATAATGGGTTATTGCGAGAGTGCTTTATGCATCTTGGCGACCGAATGGATTTGCCCACATTTCTAGCCCGCCGCGAACATACGGGAGACAATGCCGGAATGATCGCGTTCAGTCGCGTGTTTGAACCAATGGACATTCCAAATTCGAAAGTCGATATCGTTCCGAATGCAGCGATCGACGGAGCGTTTTGA
- a CDS encoding isochorismatase family protein yields the protein MPNKKKDSHDLISSVALLVIDAQDTFISSLTDSSTFLKRCSFAIEAARTLGIHTLFTEQVPDKLGHTNKELLRRATRPKIFHKTSFSALNAPGIENFLRDNEVYHLLVCGLETPICVYQTALQAIDKDIDATFLSDALGCRRIEDGNVALNAIIGLGCQALPTETVFYSLLSDALHPRFREFSNLVKTYSDQHFSIHEYLQSNPKPAKSEVDQPKKKKPYKQGSRPSWQDRNRNRKDQRITSSGQTSEKLEEKEIKSSPKPAPILIEKDSPKPNKTIERPKKQAKKVPRKRVAKKAVSHKPKPGKQELP from the coding sequence ATGCCCAATAAAAAGAAGGATTCACACGACCTAATCAGCTCTGTTGCTCTTCTCGTCATAGACGCGCAAGATACTTTCATATCGTCGCTTACGGATAGCTCGACCTTCCTAAAACGCTGCTCATTTGCCATCGAAGCAGCTAGAACGCTCGGCATACATACTCTATTTACTGAACAAGTACCTGACAAGCTGGGCCATACCAACAAGGAGCTACTTCGAAGAGCGACCCGCCCCAAGATCTTTCATAAAACCAGCTTTTCAGCACTGAACGCCCCAGGAATCGAAAATTTCCTCAGAGACAACGAAGTCTATCACTTGCTGGTGTGCGGACTGGAAACACCCATTTGCGTTTACCAGACAGCGCTACAAGCGATCGACAAAGATATTGACGCCACCTTTCTGTCGGACGCCTTGGGATGCCGCAGAATCGAGGATGGAAACGTCGCTCTCAACGCCATCATCGGCCTAGGTTGCCAAGCACTGCCCACTGAAACAGTTTTCTATAGCCTTCTCAGCGATGCCCTCCATCCCCGGTTCAGAGAGTTTAGCAATTTGGTAAAGACCTATTCAGACCAACATTTCTCGATACACGAATACCTGCAAAGCAATCCCAAACCTGCCAAATCAGAAGTGGACCAACCTAAAAAAAAGAAGCCCTACAAACAGGGGAGTCGCCCTTCCTGGCAGGATAGAAACCGAAACAGGAAAGACCAAAGAATCACTTCTTCGGGCCAGACGAGCGAGAAGCTTGAAGAAAAAGAAATCAAATCCTCGCCCAAACCAGCCCCAATATTGATCGAGAAAGACTCCCCAAAACCTAATAAGACTATCGAAAGACCTAAGAAACAGGCCAAAAAAGTGCCTCGAAAACGGGTCGCTAAAAAAGCTGTCTCCCATAAACCGAAACCCGGCAAGCAGGAGTTGCCTTGA